The Deinococcus aquaticus genomic interval GCGGCGTGCCCAGGCCTCGTACGCCTCCAGCTGCGAGCGGCGCACCCGCTCGGTGACGACCAGGGTGATGCCCGTCCCGGTCGGGGGAGCGCTGGTGGGTGAAGGATCGGGAGTGGCGGGGTCAAGGTGGGCAGACATCAGCCCCGCAGTCTACCGTATCCGGCCTCCACGCCCCATCCGGGGATACAAGAAACCCCCGCCCGAACAGGGGGCGGGGGTCGCAGCAGTCCGTGATTCAGCGCTTGCTGAACTGAGGAGCGCGGCGGGCCTTCTTCAGGCCGTACTTCTTACGCTCGACTTCACGGGGATCGCGGGTCAGCAGGCCCTTGGGCTTCAGCTGGGTGCGGAAGTCAGGGTTGACCTTCAGCAGCGCGCGGGCAATGCCCAGTTTGATAGCGTCGGCCTGACCGGTAGGGCCGCCGCCGACAACGGTGATCACGGCGTCGTAACGGCCGGCAGTGCCGGTCTCACGGAACGCCTGGAGGGCGTGCACGGCGCGCAGCAGACCACGGAAGTAGGTCTGGAACTCTTTGCCGTTCACGATGATCTTGCCTTCGCCAGGGCGGAGGAACACGCGGGCCACGGCGGTCTTGCGGCGGCCGGTACCGTAGAACTGTTCAGGTTGCTGAATCGCCATGATTATTTGACCTCGAGCGTCTGGGGTTTCTGGGCGGCGTGGGGGTGCGTCTCGCCGGCGTACACCTTCAGGCGGGGGTGCATGGCGCGGCCCTGACGGCCCTTGGGCAGCATGCCGAACACGGCGTGCTCAATGACGCGCTCGGGGTGCTTCTTCAGCGCCTCACGGGCGGTTTCCGTCTTCAGGCCGCCCTGGTAGCCGCTGTAACGGGTGTAGACCTTGCCGTCGAGTTTGTTGCCGGTCAGGGCGACCTTCTCGGCGTTCAGCACGACCACGAAGTCGCCCTGAATCATGTTCGGCGTGAAGTCGGGGCGGTGCTTACCACGAATGCGGCTCGCAATCAGCGTCGCCAGGCGGCCCAGGGGCACGTTCGCTGCGTCGACAACGACCCAGTTCTGCTCGTCATTTTTGGGGATGTAGGTTTTCACCGTGAAACTCCATGAAGATGGGATTTGGCTGCGACACACCCCGCTCCGACGGGGAGACGAAAACGTGTGTGTCCGGGTGCCTCCCGGTCGCCTCGGCCCTACCAAGCACGAGACACTAAAGGCAAGGCTATCAGAAAACGGGGTCCGGGGGCAAGTGCCGGGCCGGAATGCGCGGCGCTGCAGTCAGGTTGACGCCGGATAAATACAGCCGTGGGTAGCCCAGTTTTCTCTTGCCGCCACTGGCGTCACTGATCTCTCCGGAATGCAGGGGCGCGCCTGTCTCGTCTTCCCAGGTACAGACTGGACACACTTCTTGCACTCTCTGGCAGGGGTGGGGGTCAGCAGGCGCAGGCGATCTCTCTGGTCACGCCTCTGTCAGGGCTTCCATGCCCAGGCGGTA includes:
- the rpsI gene encoding 30S ribosomal protein S9; its protein translation is MAIQQPEQFYGTGRRKTAVARVFLRPGEGKIIVNGKEFQTYFRGLLRAVHALQAFRETGTAGRYDAVITVVGGGPTGQADAIKLGIARALLKVNPDFRTQLKPKGLLTRDPREVERKKYGLKKARRAPQFSKR
- the rplM gene encoding 50S ribosomal protein L13; this encodes MKTYIPKNDEQNWVVVDAANVPLGRLATLIASRIRGKHRPDFTPNMIQGDFVVVLNAEKVALTGNKLDGKVYTRYSGYQGGLKTETAREALKKHPERVIEHAVFGMLPKGRQGRAMHPRLKVYAGETHPHAAQKPQTLEVK